Proteins encoded within one genomic window of Panicum virgatum strain AP13 chromosome 1N, P.virgatum_v5, whole genome shotgun sequence:
- the LOC120657098 gene encoding dof zinc finger protein 4-like codes for MQEFQSIPGLAGRLFGGAAAADLRRAQAQQGPGARCGGGVSPAAEAVKCPRCESTNTKFCYYNNYNLSQPRHFCKSCRRYWTKGGVLRNVPVGGGCRKAKRSSSSSSSSASSRPSTPTSAADAKNPRRASASSPRSNSGSGSASPTAAATPAPTPTPTTPSSNNAASLTSHHANPFSTVDVAPPAPIFADQAAALASLFAPPPLPVFTFAAQPKEESAAASAMQLAGQAAPSEAPSLAAADMGAFASLDASGMFDLGDASAAAYWSAGSCWTDVQDPSMYLP; via the coding sequence ATGCAGGAGTTCCAGTCCATCCCGGGCCTGGCGGGGCGGCTGTTcggcggggccgcggcggcggacctcCGGCGCGCGCAGGCGCAGCAGGGCCCCGgggcgcggtgcggcggcggggtgtcgccggcggccgaggcGGTCAAGTGCCCGCGGTGCGAGTCCACCAACACCAAGTTCTGCTACTACAACAACTACAACCTGTCGCAGCCGCGCCACTTCTGCAAGAGCTGCCGCCGGTACTGGACCAAGGGCGGCGTCCTCCGCAACGtccccgtcggcggcggctgccgcaaGGCCAagcgctcgtcgtcgtcgtcgtcctcgtccgcCTCCTCCAGGCCGTCCACCCCCACGTCGGCCGCGGACGCCAAGaacccgcgccgcgcctcggcgtcctcgccgcgctccaacagcggcagcggcagcgccagCCCCACGGCCGCCGCGACGCCGGCCCCGACACCGACCCCGACCACGCCGTCGTCCAACAACGCCGCCTCCCTCACGAGCCACCACGCGAACCCCTTCTCGACGGTCGacgtggcgccgccggcgccgataTTCGCCGACCAGGCTGCCGCGCTGGCGTCCCTCTtcgcgccgcccccgctcccGGTGTTCACCTTCGCGGCGCAGCCCAAGGAGGAATCGGCGGCCGCCTCGGCGATGCAGCTAGCGGGACAGGCGGCGCCGTCGGAGGCGCcctccttggccgccgccgacaTGGGGGCGTTCGCGTCCCTGGACGCGTCCGGGATGTTCGACCTCGgcgacgcgtcggcggcggcgtactGGAGCGCCGGGAGCTGCTGGACGGACGTCCAGGACCCGTCCATGTACCTACCCTAG